A region from the Triticum aestivum cultivar Chinese Spring chromosome 3D, IWGSC CS RefSeq v2.1, whole genome shotgun sequence genome encodes:
- the LOC123073709 gene encoding uncharacterized protein has translation MKTYMAAILLVLSLAGRLSAAAAAAAADKVDAVIRLPSPGPGVAGAGEATAAVKDFGRPSCCDRERCGGTLRVCHCDDMFDRKCPATCLECVSLGPSHHYCGDSYIAGPVPRCTKVGRNGDISGGN, from the exons ATGAAGACATACATGGCTGCCATCCTGCTGGTGCTTTCCCTCGCCGgtcgcctctccgccgccgccgccgccgccgccgccgacaaggtggacgccgTTATTCGTCTCCCGAGCCCCG GTCCAGGGGTTGCTGGCGCCGGTGAAGCGACGGCGGCCGTGAAGGATTTTGGGCGGCCGAGCTGCTGTGACCGGGAGCGGTGCGGCGGGACCCTGCGGGTGTGTCACTGCGATGATATGTTCGACCGCAAGTGCCCCGCCACCTGCCTGGAGTGCGTGTCCTTGGGCCCATCCCACCACTACTGCGGGGACAGTTACATTGCTGGCCCCGTGCCCAGGTGCACCAAGGTTGGCCGCAACGGCGACATCTCCGGCGGTAACTAG
- the LOC123073711 gene encoding endoglucanase 12, translating to MHSQNHWGGSFEITDPSEVEDNHSRNMDIDPGALQQRQLDETQQSWLLGPPETKKKDKYIDLGCVLVKRKLLWSMLGAVLGAFLLIGLPIIIAKSIPKKPSRAPAPDKYTQALHKALLFFDAQKSGKLPKKNGIPWRGNSGLKDGSDLRDVKGGLVGGYYDAGDNIKFHFPMAFSMTLLSWSVVEYSDRYKAIGEYDHVRELIKWGTDYLLLTFNSSASTINKIYSQVGIAKVNGSKPDDHYCWNRPEDMTYARPVQECNAGPDLAGEMAAALAAASIVFRDHAAYSRRLVRGAATVYKFARDGGKRSPYSRGNEYIEYYYNSTGYWDEYMWSAAWMYYATGNNSYISFATDPRLPKNAKAFFGILDFSVLSWDNKLPGATLLLSRLRMFLNPGYPYEESLRGYHNITGVNMCMYFPRFGVFNFTRGGLAQFNHGDGQPLQYAVANSFLAALYADYMESVNVPGWYCGPNFMTLNDLRSLAKSQLNYILGDNPRKMSYVVGYGKRYPRRLHHRGASTPNNGVRYSCTGGNKWRDAKGKDPHVLTGAMVGGPDKHDKFKDARISYAQNEPTLVGNAGLVAALVAITSSGRGLGVRAVDKNTMFTAVPPMFPAAPPPPATWKP from the exons ATGCACTCGCAGAACCACTGGGGCGGGTCGTTCGAGATCACAGATCCATCGGAGGTTGAAGACAATCACAGCCGCAACATGGACATCGACCCAGGCGCGCTGCAGCAGCGCCAGCTAGACGAGACGCAGCAGAGCTGGCTGCTCGGCCCGCCTGagaccaagaagaaggacaagtACATCGACCTGGGCTGCGTCCTGGTCAAGCGCAAGCTCCTCTGGTCGATGctcggggccgtcctcggcgccttCCTCCTCATCGGCCTCCCCATCATCATCGCCAAGTCCATCCCCAAGAAGCCGTCCCGAGCGCCGGCCCCGGACAAGTACACCCAAGCGCTCCACAAGGCGCTCCTATTCTTCGACGCCCAGAAAT CCGGCAAGCTTCCTAAGAAGAACGGCATCCCGTGGCGCGGGAACTCCGGCCTGAAGGACGGGTCGGATCTGAGGGACGTGAAGGGCGGCCTCGTCGGAGGCTACTACGATGCCGGCGAcaacatcaagttccactttccgaTGGCTTTCTCCATGACGCTACTGAGCTGGTCCGTAGTGGAGTACAGCGACAGGTACAAGGCTATCGGTGAGTATGACCACGTCCGGGAACTCATCAAGTGGGGAACCGACTATCTGCTTCTCACCTTCAACTCATCTGCATCAACCATCAATAAAATCTACAGTCAG GTGGGTATCGCGAAGGTGAACGGAAGCAAGCCGGACGACCACTACTGCTGGAACCGGCCAGAGGACATGACGTATGCCCGCCCCGTACAGGAGTGCAACGCGGGGCCAGACCTGGCGGGCGAgatggcggcggcgctggcggcggcctcCATCGTGTTCCGTGACCACGCCGCCTACTCGAGGCGGCTGGTccggggcgcggcgacggtgtACAAGTTCGCGCGCGACGGCGGGAAGCGCAGCCCCTACTCCCGCGGCAACGAGTACATCGAGTACTACTACAACTCCACGGGGTACTGGGACGAGTACATGTGGAGCGCGGCGTGGATGTACTACGCCACCGGGAACAACAGCTACATCAGCTTCGCCACCGACCCGCGGCTCCCCAAGAACGCCAAGGCCTTCTTCGGCATCCTCGACTTCTCCGTCCTCAGCTGGGACAACAAGCTCCCGGGGGCCACGCTGCTGCTGTCGCGCCTCCGCATGTTCCTCAACCCCGGCTACCCCTACGAGGAGTCGCTCCGGGGGTACCACAACATCACCGGCGTCAACATGTGCATGTACTTCCCGCGGTTCGGGGTCTTCAACTTCACCCGCGGCGGCCTCGCGCAGTTCAACCACGGCGACGGCCAGCCGCTGCAGTACGCCGTCGCCAACTCCTTCCTCGCCGCGCTCTATGCCGACTACATGGAGTCCGTCAACGTCCCCGGATGGTACTGCGGCCCCAACTTCATGACCCTCAACGACCTCCGCTCCTTGGCCAAGTCCCAGCTCAACTACATCCTTGGCGATAACCCCAGGAAGATGAGCTACGTGGTGGGCTACGGCAAAAGGTACCCGAGGCGGCTGCACCACCGGGGGGCCTCCACGCCGAACAACGGCGTCAGGTACTCCTGCACCGGCGGCAACAAGTGGCGCGACGCCAAGGGGAAGGACCCACACGTGCTCACGGGGGCGATGGTCGGTGGGCCCGACAAGCACGACAAGTTCAAGGACGCGCGGATCAGCTACGCACAGAACGAGCCCACACTGGTGGGCAATGCCGGCCTCGTCGCCGCTCTCGTCGCCATCACTAGCAGCGGCCGCGGCTTGGGCGTCCGCGCCGTCGACAAGAACACCATGTTCACCGCCGTGCCGCCCATGTTCcccgctgctccgccgccgccggccacctgGAAGCCGTGA